A stretch of DNA from Megalops cyprinoides isolate fMegCyp1 chromosome 17, fMegCyp1.pri, whole genome shotgun sequence:
ATTTTGCACCAAAGGAAACACGGACAAGCAAGTTGTTACTCTTTAATCATTTTAAGTGAAAGAATCTGGCATTTTCACCGAGGTTAGATGGGTAGTAAATTTTACACTTGTTCAGATTCTGATTCAGAGTGTCTTGTAGAGCGTCTGCCTTAGGTTGTGCATCTGTCACGGTTCGCATAGACTGTGCAATAGTAACATGTACGATTGGTTTTCTTTACACCTCCTGATGCAGTTTCTTCTTTTACACAGATTTCTTGTAATGTCTTTCTAGTTCCATTCATCCAATATTTAAAGAGCATTGGGTGTTCAAAATGACATCAAAGTCATTCCTGATTTAAATTCTGGATTTTTAAGGGGTGGTTCGTTTTCCCCTCTGTACACTGTCcccaaaactaaacaaatacaGTGAAGTGTAGTCTGCAGATTCCCTCCACACATGACGTTTCAGTCAGTAAGCATTTCAAAgcgtgaaagaaaaaaagttttaagaAGTACAGACATCAGTTTCAAGGGGGTAAAAGTTTTGTGTGCAGATTAATTATAGATGGTAGAAGCCTCTTGTTTATActctgttaaatgaaaataccTCTGAAGCTTTGTACGGTCCAAAACTCACAGCACATGGgtagttatgaataaaatatgtgtttattaaattaatagcATGTTGGCCTGTCTCTGGCCTTAATCGCTGCTTAAATGCCTTGTAGAAGGCTGCTAATTTCTGGCTGAAAGATGATGTCATTATGCGCCAGTCTTTTAAAGCATTAGAAAACTCCACTGCCGAGAACGGCCATCTTGTCCTTGCCCTTATTCTGTTTTCCAGTTCATTCCAAAGAAGTTTTATCGGGTTGGAGCtggggctctgtgctggccacAGAAGTGGTCTGATGTAAACCATACATGGTAACATCCATAGTTTCACCATTTTCCCGCGGTCAGGTGGAGTGTTCCATGACTTGGTAGGATAGACTAATTGTGGTTATCACAGATTATCCATGTATCACAGTTGCAGCTGGATTTTTAACATCATTAGTCTAGCTCTGCTCTCtagtgctggaagttgctctggaagtggctctgagcatatgctaaattaatgtaatgtaatgtagtctgTAGGCTGACCTGCTACAATGTGCTGgctcagtgctttttttccaagtctttATGTTTTGAATATCAAACCTAGATATCTATGGAACAAGTCTTGTACAAAGCATGCATTccatttcacaataaaatgttatgGAGTGTAATCATAAGTGTTGAAAGTGTTGTATgctaataaaattaaatttaattgatCTAGTTTAATTTGCGTCAGCAACAATTACCAACAGCTAGACGAAATAAAGCGTCAGGTGAATACTTGCTCTCGGGGTGTTTCATTGGTGGTTTGATCATTACGAACAAGCCTTGAattcaattttgttttattaaagttCATTAAATATATGACTGCCAGAAGTCAGGTTAGGTtgaattttgtcatttactATTAAGGTTTCTTCTTGCTCAGCTCACTTGTTACTAAGAGATTTCAAACATGCCTGTTGCCATAATTGATGCAGCTCTTAACAATCTCACATTTGACGCATTTTGTAATTGTTGCCTTTAGATTTTTTTCGCTTTATTAGAAGCAGATTGTTAATGATAGTGTTTCAAAGAATGAGGAGAGGTATTGTGAATTCtctcactttaaaaatgtttggcaAGTGTAACACTGAATTGTGTGAAAGCAGTATCCTCAGAGGGAGAATAGTTTTGGTcccagaataaatattttttattgactGCAAAGGCAAAGACCAGAAAAACAATGATCTGTcaagaacacaaaacaatcattCAGAATTAACACATaagcaaaacactttttttcttataaGTATCTATTTAATTCTAAATAATTCCCATGCCAgttatcttttttaaaattgcacaaatacaaatatttactcCAGTGCATCAGGAAcaagactttatttttttatttttatgcattcaaTTTTCTTTAAACTGAAGATCAACATGTCCGCGAGTTAGATGGCGCCTGTAGTTCTCACTAAGTTCTCTAGCTCTGGAATGGTATCTTTGTGTCGCGGTTCAGTCTCTCCGGGTCTCATGAATCTTCTCTGCTATTTTCTGCAGCTCCATGTCCATGGCAGCTAGGTTCTCCAGCTCCTTTTCCTGCAGggacaagcaaaaaaaaaaaaaaaaaaaaaaacacaaagtttgTTATGAAGACAGAATGACGTATTGTATCGGTTTGAATCCCATTCTAATTATTCCTCTTTCATGGGCAGTAAACCCAGGGttgaatgtacagtacagcaaaGCATGTGAAATCTTTCTAAATGGGCATTTCTGCTTGACCCCATGGGTCAAACTTCTTTAATTAGACATCAATTAATTCTACAGCAACATACAAGACTACATCTGACTGTGGTCCTCCGGAAAATGAATGGATGGTCAATTAGGCCCACTGCCCCAAGTCCCTTTGGTAAAGTGTTAATGTGTGAATCCTTGGCTACACAAGAAAGAATCACTCATTTTCGCTCCTCGCTATGAGGGTACAGGCTATCCCTGTGACTGAAAGTTTACTTAGAAGTGAGAACAGAATAAAAGCAGAATAAAAGCAGCGCTATGTTCCGACTGGAGAGATCTGCAAACTGCCATTCCCAGTGGAACTTGTGGCAGTGCAATGTAATTACAGGAGCCTGGTGCAGTCACGCAGGCAATGAAGCAGAGCCGTATCGCTCCTGGCTGATTGACGCAGTCCTCTCACTGCTGGCACCTTTATTCCAGCAACAATATGACAGCTGTCAGTTAGTCTGGCCTCTGGCACACCCTCTCCATGTTTGCACTTTAATTCTGAGTTGGGCTTTGATGCTGCAATTAATCAAACACCCACATAAGGGAAATTGAAAATTCGGAGGAGCTTTAACTATGAGCATTTTCAGACGTCGTCTACCTGTTGTCTTCCGCTCTGATGAAAATGTTCAATATCTGAAAATGGCTGGAGGGGTAAATGAGAACCATCTTGTTGCAGTGCCTGCTGCTTTCGAATGGGCCTGTGCACAGATTTCAGGCTTGCATTCTCCCACAGAACGCAGCACAGTTTTATAGCCCACATCACTGGAGGACGGATGGTTCAAGCTCAAGACATTATTGAAGTTGCTGCTGCCTTACGCCTGGCAGCAGAAGGTATGTAATTCCCACCGCAATATTTTCACAAAGTTTATGATCTCGGAGGTACTGCTTGCTAAATAAGCCAGGGAAGATACTTCATTACGGATTGATTTATGTTCAGTATGTAAGTATCCGTCAAAACAAACCGTACGGCTTCCCCCAAGAAAAAAGGCATTAAGTTTATCTACAAACTTTTTATGTCCATGTAGATGTACACTTGCAAGAACTTATGGAagacattgaaaaataaaaaaataaaaatttagaAAGCACTTGATATTGAAAACATGGTGAACATAAATTATGCATGCGGTATGTTATTGGCACTGTTTTAGAATtgttattatgtttatttatatgatTTAATTGCTCAAGAGAGCAATTAAAAACTTCATATCCCAAAGACAGATGAATATTCTCAAATAAAGAGACAGGATTGGGTATTTACTTCTGGTGTTCTTCTGGTTGAAATTCTACCACTATAGTAACTGTGATATATCTACAGGGCCTGAAGGTATGGTGTTAAATGAAATTCTGTTTTGAAAGATTGAAAGTGAAATGATGAAAGGTTTCAGATTATTTGAAACCATCTGTGCTTGCAGGGTTTATTTCTTAATGAAAAATCTGTTACAACCGTAACACTCTGTGCTAAATGGTTCAGTGTGAAAAGTGTATGCCACAAAGGGAGACATTCAATATAACCTTAAGTACTTTGCTTAGATCTTCGAGTATCAAAGTTAAGCAAGTACTGCAATTTTAAACTCTCTCTCCATGTTTTCTGTTAATATCTAGCGATATATATCATATTTGTAATGATGTGTAAGGACTGAAATGCAACACTCACTTAAAACATCTAATATCTATTTTGTAACGTGTTGTTCATGGCCAGCATGGTTCTGTCGTATTTCATACCAGATCCAATGCTTAAGTGTACAGTGTACCATATTGGTCAGGGAACagagtaaaaacaaatatttctgtatACTTGGATACTCCTGAAATAATGTGAGCAAGCTGCCCTGAATGAGAGTGTCTGTCAAGCATATGGGTAATAATGAATGACTGAATATGCTGTTTAAAACAGGttaatgaatgtgattttttttttttttttacatctctACTACATTACCTCCTCTGGAGTGAGAGGTCTCTTATGAAGAgtcctcttttcctcctccgGCTCCGACAGGCCGTTAAACTCGGCTCTCTTGTAGTTGAGGAATTTGGCGAGCTCGTCCATTTTGTTGGCTGGATACGGTCTCTTCTCCTGGAGGCGCTGGGGGAGAGCCTCCGCGCTGTCCAGTCTCCTGCTCCACCAGTCCCCCTCCGCCTGcctcctgtcctcctctgtctcctgtcctcCCCCCCTCAGAACAGCACGTTTCCACCAGGCGGGGTGATAGTAGCCCCGGTACTCCCAAGGGGACCTCTTTTCATACGTCTCCTCCTCACTCAGGAGGTGCGGTTCCGCTTCTTTACTCTTTTTGGCCAGGAGGTACCTCATAGCTGCCTCCctctcatcttcctcctcctcgtcaTCGTCGTGACGTTTCTCGTCCTCGTGGTGCCTCTTCGCCTCCTCACCAGCGTGGTGTCTCTTTTCTGACAGGTGATGCCTCTTTTCCAGCtcgtcttcctcttcctccaggcTGTGCCGTTTGGAGACCTCCTCGTCGTGGTGTCGTTTttcctcatccctctcttcctcctcgcTTTCATCCGATTggctcctcttctcctcttcgTCCAATGAATCTTCATTCCGCCTGTGCTTTTTGTGGTGGTATCTATGAGAGGGTTTCCAAATGCGTTTGTGTctctcctcgctctcctccgACTCCTCAGATCTCTTCTCTTGGGAAGTGAGCTCCTCTGACTCTTCATCAGAAGGTTCTCCACTCCGTCTGGGCTTTTTGTGGTGGTGCCTGTGAGAGGGTTTCTGaatccttttttctctctcttcactctCCTCTGAAAATTCAGACCTCTTCTCCTCTGAGTTCAATTCCTCTGACTCTTCGTCCAAAGAGTCTCCGCTCCGCCTGTGCTTTTTATGGTGGTACCTGTGAGTGGGTTTCCAAATGCGCTTATCTATCTCTTcgctctcctccagctcttcaGGCCTCCTCTCTTCGGAGTTAAGATCCTCTGGTTCATGCTCAAAAAAAATACTCCGTCTGTGCTTTTTGTGGTGATATCTATGAGAGGGCTTCCAAATTCGTTTCTCTCGCTCTTCACTCTCTTCTGACTCCTCAGACCTCTTCTCTTCAGAGTTCAGGTCCTCTGACTCATCCTCCAAGGAATCTCCACTCCGCCTGTGCTTTTTTTGGTGATATCTATGAGAGGGCTTCCAAatgcgtttctctctctcctcgctctcctccgACTCATCAGATCTCTTCTCTTGAGTCTCATGGTCCCACTCCTCTCCTggtccctcccccaccctcatGCTGTGCTCTGACCCGCTGTGGTGGTTTCGCTTAGACACCTCCCCCTCATCCTCTGCACTGTCTACATGGTGGCTTCTGTCCACTAGGTGATGGTGCTGCTCCCCCTCTGTCATTTTGTCCTCATGGATTTGtcgtttctcctcctctgtcttcagGAGGTCTTTCAGGTTCTCGGCCTCCTCTTTGTCCCCCTCCCTGAGGTCAGGTTCCTCCACGTGCCTTTTGACTTCCTCTTCGGGTTCCTGGCTTTGATCTTCCTCAGGACGCACCACCTCTTCACCACTCTTCTTCTCTTCCGTTCCATGTTTTGAGCCTACAGATAAACAGTCAGGATCATTCAAAAGCAAATTGAGTAAAATGACCAGTTTCCAAAAGCTCTGAAGAAAACtcaatctgttttctgtttttggccAGGTCTGTTTTGGATTTCTGACTAATGTAAGACAGTGTGCAGTCTCTCACAATGCTTCCTACTCACTGCCTCAGGCAAAACCTCCTCATCTGAGCCTACATCTGATGCCACTGCAATTAAACTTCGTGAAAGTTCGGCCAGTGGTGTCAGAGCTTTTCAAACATTCTGTCAGCTGCCCTAATGACCTTGCAATTGTGTAAGTCATAGTCTGTTATTACTCCTGAAGAGCTACACCCCTTCAGGGAAACCCAACAGTCACACACTACATGTGTGAAATTCACCTGtgtttttcccaaaaaaagatatttttaactCTGTTGACTGTGACATGCTGCTGTTTAATATTCGAGTCAGCAGTCAGCACTTAATAGTTTTCATTTCTTGCCATTCTGGTAGGTGAGATCATTGTTAGACTGTAGCTGTCTAGACTAATGAAGCAAGCAGCATATCACCTTTCATAGGCTTACTTTGATGGGAGAATTACTGctcattttttgcttttgctttgtaTAACAAGGGATGAATTATTTTGGGATGTCTTGGGGTTTGAGAGCCTATTGCAAGCGATTGACTTGAGTTTTTTTGTggatatgttttcattaaagttCAGAGATATGTATTTGCCTTTTCACAAAGGACTTTGCCAGCAGCACAATATTAAAACAAGTCTGATGACACCTCATCAGCTCACCGCAGTGCAAGGACTGCCCAGAATGGCAATCAGTCCCCCTTCAAAACTACCTTCCTGCAACTCTAGCTCCTGACAGCAATAACACCCAGCTCATTTACACATAATCATGAAGTAGGAACCTGTTTACCTGGGAGGGGGTATTGCTGCATATTTTCCAATAGACTGAACACAGGAAAtaactttaaaagaaaatactttgCCTAGAAAACccacatttttcatgttatatatCAGCTTTTGGAAGATCTATAGGTTTGTACAAGATTGAGGATGCAATGAAAAAGAGCAAAGTGTGttgaatttaatttgatctGGAATTTAACATTCAGCATGATAGgtacatatatttattatacTTTTAATATATAACGCAAGACGCCATCAGCCTATACGCCCCACATTCCTTCAGAAAATTCACGTTTTGGATGAGTACATTGTGCTGTTGATAGTCATAGTCATGTGTACCGATCATATATGTTGTGTTAAAGTATTTACAGTACGTGAAGTCATAGATTTTACTATGCCTGATAGTACGTAACCATGTGCGAGaatctctgttttgtttcatttaaacatgtCACGAGCATTTCGATTCAGAATCTCAGCATCACTACAATGCAGTCAAAATCTCGGCAATTTAGTCTGAATCGAACGCAGCAATCTAGAGGTGTACAATGCAACGGGACGAATTCAATAAATCGTTACATGTCCTGCCGCTAGTTGTTCGTGTAATGTTACCCAGCATGTATAACGAAAGCTCTGTTAAACGTAAATGCAATCAAACAGCCGCGCCAGAATGAATGACCACTAAATATACGCAAAAGAAAACGACGGCAGGGAGATGCAATATCAATGGGAGGAGTGGGAATATGTTTTAAAGACTCCGCCTGATAACTTGCACAGAAGACTTTTTCCAAAGGTGTACGCAGATTTAGCCCAATCAAAGTTCTCATGTCAGTTTCCATCAAGAGGTTAGCAAATGCTGGACTATACTGAACTTACCTGCTTTCAGAATGTCTTTGCATTCTGGATCCACCGGCGGAGTGTTTGGTTTGGACAGTGCCTTCGACAGGACCTCAACGATACAGCGTGTCACCTGAAATTAAAGGCTCTGCTTATTTTCCTTGGACTTTTCTATTTCTGCAACAATAGTGTGTAACTTTTTGGTGAATCGTATTAATTTAAGTAGCAGATCTGTGTCGGAGAGAAGGGCAAGCATCTTCATTTTCTGGTTATCGAAAAACACGTACCAAATCCTCCCTCTTCGTCTCTACCCCAGCAGGAAGAGATAAATTATCTGGAAACGTAagaatattgaaatattttaaacgGTATCAAGACGGTATGACACCCACGTAAAGCATGCAGATATATGTCTGCAATTATCAGTGCCGCTACGTGTAGCAGGCTCTTCTTTCAAATAGATCAAGAAAGCAATCATGGTAAACTCAGTGCAAATCAAGAGTAGCTTGGAGATTCGTTTAATGTATCGTTATAAACAACCTGTATTTTTCCCgaatgatttaatatttttaccATATGTGAACGTTAAAAGGAAAAGACAGAGTAACTAATTCATTTTGGTTACACGTctgaacactgaataaaacTCCCACTTGAAAGAATCCCTTTCCCACCCGACGATATAGCTCTTCTTCGCACGGCTGCTGTCCACGGTCCTGAAATGCCTGTCTCCCCTCTCAAAACCTCGTCGTACCGAATAACATTTGCCTACCTGCGACGAAAGAAACCGCCAAAGCAACAAGAAACGTAAGTTTCATAATGGAAAATATGCTGATCAGTTGTCCTTTTCG
This window harbors:
- the chgb gene encoding secretogranin-1 — its product is MKLTFLVALAVSFVADNLSLPAGVETKREDLVTRCIVEVLSKALSKPNTPPVDPECKDILKAGSKHGTEEKKSGEEVVRPEEDQSQEPEEEVKRHVEEPDLREGDKEEAENLKDLLKTEEEKRQIHEDKMTEGEQHHHLVDRSHHVDSAEDEGEVSKRNHHSGSEHSMRVGEGPGEEWDHETQEKRSDESEESEEREKRIWKPSHRYHQKKHRRSGDSLEDESEDLNSEEKRSEESEESEEREKRIWKPSHRYHHKKHRRSIFFEHEPEDLNSEERRPEELEESEEIDKRIWKPTHRYHHKKHRRSGDSLDEESEELNSEEKRSEFSEESEEREKRIQKPSHRHHHKKPRRSGEPSDEESEELTSQEKRSEESEESEERHKRIWKPSHRYHHKKHRRNEDSLDEEEKRSQSDESEEEERDEEKRHHDEEVSKRHSLEEEEDELEKRHHLSEKRHHAGEEAKRHHEDEKRHDDDEEEEDEREAAMRYLLAKKSKEAEPHLLSEEETYEKRSPWEYRGYYHPAWWKRAVLRGGGQETEEDRRQAEGDWWSRRLDSAEALPQRLQEKRPYPANKMDELAKFLNYKRAEFNGLSEPEEEKRTLHKRPLTPEEEKELENLAAMDMELQKIAEKIHETRRD